A part of Vulpes lagopus strain Blue_001 chromosome 4, ASM1834538v1, whole genome shotgun sequence genomic DNA contains:
- the DBNL gene encoding drebrin-like protein isoform X2: MAANLSRNGPALQEAYVRVVTEKSPTDWWAPGGLGGPGGRRALFTYEGNSNDIRVAGTGEGGLEEMVEELNSGKVMYAFCRVKDPNSGLPKFVLINWTGEGVNDVRKGACANHVSTMASFLKGAHVTINARAEEDVEPECIMQKVARASGANYAFHKESGRFQDIGPQAPVGSVYQKTNAISEIKRVGKDSFWAKAEKEEENRRLEEKRRAEEERQRLEQERRERELREAALREQRYQEAQASEGPQRRSEQQEVASRNIEQEPVSQPAHPREIFKQKERAMSTTSISSPQPGKLRSPFLQKQLTQPETHRSPEPTQASSRPRADIHEEPLSSGPPCVVQVEEEAVYEEPPEQETLYEDPPVVLQQDAGSEHVDSYPGLRGKGLCARALYDYQAADDTEISFDPENLITGIEVIDEGWWRGYGPDGHFGMFPANYVELIE; encoded by the exons ATGGCTGCGAACCTGAGCCGGAACGGGccggcgctgcaggaggcctacGTGAGGGTGGTCACCGAGAAGTCCCCGACTGACTGGTGGGCcccgggggggttgggggggcccgggggccgcaG ggcTCTCTTTACCTATGAGGGTAACAGCAATGACATCCGTGTGGCTGGCACAGGGG AGGGGGGCCTGGAGGAGATGGTGGAGGAGCTCAACAGCGGGAAGGTGATGTACGCCTTCTGCAGGGTGAAGGACCCCAACTCTGGCCTGCCCAAATTTGTCCTCATCAACTGG ACAGGCGAAGGTGTGAACGATGTGCGGAAGGGAGCGTGCGCCAACCACGTCAGCACCATGGCCAGCTTTCTGAAG GGGGCGCATGTGACCATCAACGCGAGGGCTGAGGAGGACGTGGAGCCTGAGTGCATCATGCAGAAAGTGGCCAGGGCCTCAGGAGCCAACTATGCCTTCCACAAGGAGAGTGGCCGTTTCCAGGACATAGGCCCTCAGGCCCCAGTG GGCTCTGTATACCAGAAGACCAACGCCATCTCTGAGATCAAAAGGGTCGGCAAAGACAGCTTCTGGGCCAAAGCAGAG aaggaagaggagaatcgCAGGCTGGAAGAGAAGCGGCGGGCAGAGGAGGAGCGGCAGCGACTGGAGCAGGAGCGCCGGGAACGGGAGCTGCGGGAGGCGGCCCTCCGGGAGCAGCGCTATCAAGAGGCACAGGCCAGTGAGGGACCCCAGAG GAGGAGTGAACAGCAGGAAGTGGCTTCAAGGAACATAGAGCAG GAGCCGGTCAGTCAGCCAGCACACCCGCGGGAGATCTttaagcagaaggagagggccATGTCCACCACTTCTATCTCCAGCCCCCAGCCAG GGAAGCTGAGGAGCCCCTTCCTGCAGAAACAGCTCACCCAGCCAGAGACCCATCGCAGCCCGGAGcccacccaggcctcctccaggcccagggcag ATATCCATGAGGAGCCCCTGTCCAGCGGTCCGCCATGTGTGGTGCAGGTGGAAGAGGAGGCTGTGTACGAGGAGCCCCCGGAGCAGGAGACTCTCTATGAGGATCCCCCAGTG GTGCTGCAGCAGGATGCCGGTTCTGAGCATGTGGATTCCTACCCGGGGCTGCGCGGGAAGGGGCTGTGTGCCCGGGCCCTGTACGACTACCAGGCAG CTGACGACACTGAGATCTCCTTTGACCCCGAGAACCTCATCACAGGCATCGAGGTGATCGATGAGGGCTGGTGGCGTGGCTACGGGCCAGATGGCCACTTTGGCATGTTTCCTGCCAACTACGTGGAGCTCATTGAGTGA
- the DBNL gene encoding drebrin-like protein isoform X1 codes for MAANLSRNGPALQEAYVRVVTEKSPTDWWAPGGLGGPGGRRALFTYEGNSNDIRVAGTGEGGLEEMVEELNSGKVMYAFCRVKDPNSGLPKFVLINWTGEGVNDVRKGACANHVSTMASFLKGAHVTINARAEEDVEPECIMQKVARASGANYAFHKESGRFQDIGPQAPVGSVYQKTNAISEIKRVGKDSFWAKAEKEEENRRLEEKRRAEEERQRLEQERRERELREAALREQRYQEAQASEGPQSRRSEQQEVASRNIEQEPVSQPAHPREIFKQKERAMSTTSISSPQPGKLRSPFLQKQLTQPETHRSPEPTQASSRPRADIHEEPLSSGPPCVVQVEEEAVYEEPPEQETLYEDPPVVLQQDAGSEHVDSYPGLRGKGLCARALYDYQAADDTEISFDPENLITGIEVIDEGWWRGYGPDGHFGMFPANYVELIE; via the exons ATGGCTGCGAACCTGAGCCGGAACGGGccggcgctgcaggaggcctacGTGAGGGTGGTCACCGAGAAGTCCCCGACTGACTGGTGGGCcccgggggggttgggggggcccgggggccgcaG ggcTCTCTTTACCTATGAGGGTAACAGCAATGACATCCGTGTGGCTGGCACAGGGG AGGGGGGCCTGGAGGAGATGGTGGAGGAGCTCAACAGCGGGAAGGTGATGTACGCCTTCTGCAGGGTGAAGGACCCCAACTCTGGCCTGCCCAAATTTGTCCTCATCAACTGG ACAGGCGAAGGTGTGAACGATGTGCGGAAGGGAGCGTGCGCCAACCACGTCAGCACCATGGCCAGCTTTCTGAAG GGGGCGCATGTGACCATCAACGCGAGGGCTGAGGAGGACGTGGAGCCTGAGTGCATCATGCAGAAAGTGGCCAGGGCCTCAGGAGCCAACTATGCCTTCCACAAGGAGAGTGGCCGTTTCCAGGACATAGGCCCTCAGGCCCCAGTG GGCTCTGTATACCAGAAGACCAACGCCATCTCTGAGATCAAAAGGGTCGGCAAAGACAGCTTCTGGGCCAAAGCAGAG aaggaagaggagaatcgCAGGCTGGAAGAGAAGCGGCGGGCAGAGGAGGAGCGGCAGCGACTGGAGCAGGAGCGCCGGGAACGGGAGCTGCGGGAGGCGGCCCTCCGGGAGCAGCGCTATCAAGAGGCACAGGCCAGTGAGGGACCCCAGAG cagGAGGAGTGAACAGCAGGAAGTGGCTTCAAGGAACATAGAGCAG GAGCCGGTCAGTCAGCCAGCACACCCGCGGGAGATCTttaagcagaaggagagggccATGTCCACCACTTCTATCTCCAGCCCCCAGCCAG GGAAGCTGAGGAGCCCCTTCCTGCAGAAACAGCTCACCCAGCCAGAGACCCATCGCAGCCCGGAGcccacccaggcctcctccaggcccagggcag ATATCCATGAGGAGCCCCTGTCCAGCGGTCCGCCATGTGTGGTGCAGGTGGAAGAGGAGGCTGTGTACGAGGAGCCCCCGGAGCAGGAGACTCTCTATGAGGATCCCCCAGTG GTGCTGCAGCAGGATGCCGGTTCTGAGCATGTGGATTCCTACCCGGGGCTGCGCGGGAAGGGGCTGTGTGCCCGGGCCCTGTACGACTACCAGGCAG CTGACGACACTGAGATCTCCTTTGACCCCGAGAACCTCATCACAGGCATCGAGGTGATCGATGAGGGCTGGTGGCGTGGCTACGGGCCAGATGGCCACTTTGGCATGTTTCCTGCCAACTACGTGGAGCTCATTGAGTGA
- the DBNL gene encoding drebrin-like protein isoform X3: MAANLSRNGPALQEAYVRVVTEKSPTDWALFTYEGNSNDIRVAGTGEGGLEEMVEELNSGKVMYAFCRVKDPNSGLPKFVLINWTGEGVNDVRKGACANHVSTMASFLKGAHVTINARAEEDVEPECIMQKVARASGANYAFHKESGRFQDIGPQAPVGSVYQKTNAISEIKRVGKDSFWAKAEKEEENRRLEEKRRAEEERQRLEQERRERELREAALREQRYQEAQASEGPQSRRSEQQEVASRNIEQEPVSQPAHPREIFKQKERAMSTTSISSPQPGKLRSPFLQKQLTQPETHRSPEPTQASSRPRADIHEEPLSSGPPCVVQVEEEAVYEEPPEQETLYEDPPVVLQQDAGSEHVDSYPGLRGKGLCARALYDYQAADDTEISFDPENLITGIEVIDEGWWRGYGPDGHFGMFPANYVELIE; the protein is encoded by the exons ATGGCTGCGAACCTGAGCCGGAACGGGccggcgctgcaggaggcctacGTGAGGGTGGTCACCGAGAAGTCCCCGACTGACTG ggcTCTCTTTACCTATGAGGGTAACAGCAATGACATCCGTGTGGCTGGCACAGGGG AGGGGGGCCTGGAGGAGATGGTGGAGGAGCTCAACAGCGGGAAGGTGATGTACGCCTTCTGCAGGGTGAAGGACCCCAACTCTGGCCTGCCCAAATTTGTCCTCATCAACTGG ACAGGCGAAGGTGTGAACGATGTGCGGAAGGGAGCGTGCGCCAACCACGTCAGCACCATGGCCAGCTTTCTGAAG GGGGCGCATGTGACCATCAACGCGAGGGCTGAGGAGGACGTGGAGCCTGAGTGCATCATGCAGAAAGTGGCCAGGGCCTCAGGAGCCAACTATGCCTTCCACAAGGAGAGTGGCCGTTTCCAGGACATAGGCCCTCAGGCCCCAGTG GGCTCTGTATACCAGAAGACCAACGCCATCTCTGAGATCAAAAGGGTCGGCAAAGACAGCTTCTGGGCCAAAGCAGAG aaggaagaggagaatcgCAGGCTGGAAGAGAAGCGGCGGGCAGAGGAGGAGCGGCAGCGACTGGAGCAGGAGCGCCGGGAACGGGAGCTGCGGGAGGCGGCCCTCCGGGAGCAGCGCTATCAAGAGGCACAGGCCAGTGAGGGACCCCAGAG cagGAGGAGTGAACAGCAGGAAGTGGCTTCAAGGAACATAGAGCAG GAGCCGGTCAGTCAGCCAGCACACCCGCGGGAGATCTttaagcagaaggagagggccATGTCCACCACTTCTATCTCCAGCCCCCAGCCAG GGAAGCTGAGGAGCCCCTTCCTGCAGAAACAGCTCACCCAGCCAGAGACCCATCGCAGCCCGGAGcccacccaggcctcctccaggcccagggcag ATATCCATGAGGAGCCCCTGTCCAGCGGTCCGCCATGTGTGGTGCAGGTGGAAGAGGAGGCTGTGTACGAGGAGCCCCCGGAGCAGGAGACTCTCTATGAGGATCCCCCAGTG GTGCTGCAGCAGGATGCCGGTTCTGAGCATGTGGATTCCTACCCGGGGCTGCGCGGGAAGGGGCTGTGTGCCCGGGCCCTGTACGACTACCAGGCAG CTGACGACACTGAGATCTCCTTTGACCCCGAGAACCTCATCACAGGCATCGAGGTGATCGATGAGGGCTGGTGGCGTGGCTACGGGCCAGATGGCCACTTTGGCATGTTTCCTGCCAACTACGTGGAGCTCATTGAGTGA
- the DBNL gene encoding drebrin-like protein isoform X4, with translation MAANLSRNGPALQEAYVRVVTEKSPTDWALFTYEGNSNDIRVAGTGEGGLEEMVEELNSGKVMYAFCRVKDPNSGLPKFVLINWTGEGVNDVRKGACANHVSTMASFLKGAHVTINARAEEDVEPECIMQKVARASGANYAFHKESGRFQDIGPQAPVGSVYQKTNAISEIKRVGKDSFWAKAEKEEENRRLEEKRRAEEERQRLEQERRERELREAALREQRYQEAQASEGPQRRSEQQEVASRNIEQEPVSQPAHPREIFKQKERAMSTTSISSPQPGKLRSPFLQKQLTQPETHRSPEPTQASSRPRADIHEEPLSSGPPCVVQVEEEAVYEEPPEQETLYEDPPVVLQQDAGSEHVDSYPGLRGKGLCARALYDYQAADDTEISFDPENLITGIEVIDEGWWRGYGPDGHFGMFPANYVELIE, from the exons ATGGCTGCGAACCTGAGCCGGAACGGGccggcgctgcaggaggcctacGTGAGGGTGGTCACCGAGAAGTCCCCGACTGACTG ggcTCTCTTTACCTATGAGGGTAACAGCAATGACATCCGTGTGGCTGGCACAGGGG AGGGGGGCCTGGAGGAGATGGTGGAGGAGCTCAACAGCGGGAAGGTGATGTACGCCTTCTGCAGGGTGAAGGACCCCAACTCTGGCCTGCCCAAATTTGTCCTCATCAACTGG ACAGGCGAAGGTGTGAACGATGTGCGGAAGGGAGCGTGCGCCAACCACGTCAGCACCATGGCCAGCTTTCTGAAG GGGGCGCATGTGACCATCAACGCGAGGGCTGAGGAGGACGTGGAGCCTGAGTGCATCATGCAGAAAGTGGCCAGGGCCTCAGGAGCCAACTATGCCTTCCACAAGGAGAGTGGCCGTTTCCAGGACATAGGCCCTCAGGCCCCAGTG GGCTCTGTATACCAGAAGACCAACGCCATCTCTGAGATCAAAAGGGTCGGCAAAGACAGCTTCTGGGCCAAAGCAGAG aaggaagaggagaatcgCAGGCTGGAAGAGAAGCGGCGGGCAGAGGAGGAGCGGCAGCGACTGGAGCAGGAGCGCCGGGAACGGGAGCTGCGGGAGGCGGCCCTCCGGGAGCAGCGCTATCAAGAGGCACAGGCCAGTGAGGGACCCCAGAG GAGGAGTGAACAGCAGGAAGTGGCTTCAAGGAACATAGAGCAG GAGCCGGTCAGTCAGCCAGCACACCCGCGGGAGATCTttaagcagaaggagagggccATGTCCACCACTTCTATCTCCAGCCCCCAGCCAG GGAAGCTGAGGAGCCCCTTCCTGCAGAAACAGCTCACCCAGCCAGAGACCCATCGCAGCCCGGAGcccacccaggcctcctccaggcccagggcag ATATCCATGAGGAGCCCCTGTCCAGCGGTCCGCCATGTGTGGTGCAGGTGGAAGAGGAGGCTGTGTACGAGGAGCCCCCGGAGCAGGAGACTCTCTATGAGGATCCCCCAGTG GTGCTGCAGCAGGATGCCGGTTCTGAGCATGTGGATTCCTACCCGGGGCTGCGCGGGAAGGGGCTGTGTGCCCGGGCCCTGTACGACTACCAGGCAG CTGACGACACTGAGATCTCCTTTGACCCCGAGAACCTCATCACAGGCATCGAGGTGATCGATGAGGGCTGGTGGCGTGGCTACGGGCCAGATGGCCACTTTGGCATGTTTCCTGCCAACTACGTGGAGCTCATTGAGTGA
- the DBNL gene encoding drebrin-like protein isoform X5, whose amino-acid sequence MVEELNSGKVMYAFCRVKDPNSGLPKFVLINWTGEGVNDVRKGACANHVSTMASFLKGAHVTINARAEEDVEPECIMQKVARASGANYAFHKESGRFQDIGPQAPVGSVYQKTNAISEIKRVGKDSFWAKAEKEEENRRLEEKRRAEEERQRLEQERRERELREAALREQRYQEAQASEGPQSRRSEQQEVASRNIEQEPVSQPAHPREIFKQKERAMSTTSISSPQPGKLRSPFLQKQLTQPETHRSPEPTQASSRPRADIHEEPLSSGPPCVVQVEEEAVYEEPPEQETLYEDPPVVLQQDAGSEHVDSYPGLRGKGLCARALYDYQAADDTEISFDPENLITGIEVIDEGWWRGYGPDGHFGMFPANYVELIE is encoded by the exons ATGGTGGAGGAGCTCAACAGCGGGAAGGTGATGTACGCCTTCTGCAGGGTGAAGGACCCCAACTCTGGCCTGCCCAAATTTGTCCTCATCAACTGG ACAGGCGAAGGTGTGAACGATGTGCGGAAGGGAGCGTGCGCCAACCACGTCAGCACCATGGCCAGCTTTCTGAAG GGGGCGCATGTGACCATCAACGCGAGGGCTGAGGAGGACGTGGAGCCTGAGTGCATCATGCAGAAAGTGGCCAGGGCCTCAGGAGCCAACTATGCCTTCCACAAGGAGAGTGGCCGTTTCCAGGACATAGGCCCTCAGGCCCCAGTG GGCTCTGTATACCAGAAGACCAACGCCATCTCTGAGATCAAAAGGGTCGGCAAAGACAGCTTCTGGGCCAAAGCAGAG aaggaagaggagaatcgCAGGCTGGAAGAGAAGCGGCGGGCAGAGGAGGAGCGGCAGCGACTGGAGCAGGAGCGCCGGGAACGGGAGCTGCGGGAGGCGGCCCTCCGGGAGCAGCGCTATCAAGAGGCACAGGCCAGTGAGGGACCCCAGAG cagGAGGAGTGAACAGCAGGAAGTGGCTTCAAGGAACATAGAGCAG GAGCCGGTCAGTCAGCCAGCACACCCGCGGGAGATCTttaagcagaaggagagggccATGTCCACCACTTCTATCTCCAGCCCCCAGCCAG GGAAGCTGAGGAGCCCCTTCCTGCAGAAACAGCTCACCCAGCCAGAGACCCATCGCAGCCCGGAGcccacccaggcctcctccaggcccagggcag ATATCCATGAGGAGCCCCTGTCCAGCGGTCCGCCATGTGTGGTGCAGGTGGAAGAGGAGGCTGTGTACGAGGAGCCCCCGGAGCAGGAGACTCTCTATGAGGATCCCCCAGTG GTGCTGCAGCAGGATGCCGGTTCTGAGCATGTGGATTCCTACCCGGGGCTGCGCGGGAAGGGGCTGTGTGCCCGGGCCCTGTACGACTACCAGGCAG CTGACGACACTGAGATCTCCTTTGACCCCGAGAACCTCATCACAGGCATCGAGGTGATCGATGAGGGCTGGTGGCGTGGCTACGGGCCAGATGGCCACTTTGGCATGTTTCCTGCCAACTACGTGGAGCTCATTGAGTGA